The nucleotide window CCACGTGGAAAAAAGCGCGCTACACAATAATTTAACTTGTTCTTTAATCAATGTGCTGAAGCAATAATCCCTGAGCCGAAACAAGAACGCTACACATGAATCTAAGCCGGGTAGCCACGTAGCTCCGTAATCGCATAGctgcgtagccgcgtagccgctacttctccttttaaaacataaaataaagaaagagcGTGCACTAACTGCGTAGCCAAGTGTCCCGATTTTAAGGGGTACAacttcgagtggcagggtatttcTGCAGTTAAtccaaaaatttcgtttcatatgCACTTAACGGATGGGTATCCTGTGAGGTATCTCTTTCCAGTCCCCTTGGTTCGCGAACAGAGTACCCATCTATGGCCCTTTGCCTTCGACGCGTGTCCTGTGTAACTTATTCATTTCAAGTGCCTGACAAGTTACTTCTTGGCTCAATTGTTTTCGCTTTTAGGCATTTTATCAGTGGCAGTGAGAGTGCGATGAATACAGCTGATTTGAGCGACGAATATAGCGATGTGCTGCAGTATGTCGAACCCAATCTCTTTAGAAACTTTGGAGGAAGGCTGAAATTTGGGGGGAAGATTTCAACGGTGAAATGCCACGAAGACAACGTTTTGGTCAAAAAAGCCTTGAGTGAAGATGGGAATAAACGGGTAAGAGGGATAATCCTTCAATCGGGCTTAGATTTGTCTTTTATGATACCTTCATATCACTGAGTACTCGTTGGGGTCCAAAGTACAGTCGGGTGGGACCAGGGTACTTGTCATTCCCACCAAATTCTGGATGACCCCTGTAATATTTACTTCGATCATCTAACAAGAGAATGTGTTGAGGTTGAATCCCATACTGCTGGAACTTTATGCTTGATGGCCTCTTGCAGGGTTTTCCACTCTGCAATGTCTTCCAACCTCCATTTGCTCAGTGGGGCAATGCACCCGTTATGTGAAGTTAGAATAATTTAATGACATACGTTGTGTATTCAATTGAATTTTTTGGGGTTGAAAttcaagcatttttttgtttaaattggtTTTTCCCCTCTCTGTTTCCCTCAGCTCCATCCATGGGGCAGTTCTTTCTCTGGATGCGTCTGTTGTGTGAAGTTAGCATTATTGATAACATGTATTGTGTGTTCTATAtttgaaattttgtcttctaGGTCCTTGTTGTTGATGCAGGAGGCTCATTGCGATGCGCCATGTTAGGCGATAACCTTGCTGCCATGGCAGTCAAGAACAACTGGACAGGTGTAATAATGTATGGCTGCATACGAGACTCAGAAGAGATTAGGAAAATGGACTTGGGTGTTGCAGCAATGGGAACAATGCCACTTAAGTCTATTAAGAAAGGTCAGGGGGAGAGAGAGATACCAGTGCGATTTGGGGGTGTCACCTTTTTACCTGGACACTTTGTTTATTCTGATTCTGATGGCATTATTGTATCACCAAGGGAACTTTCCCTTCCTCCACCAAAAttgtgataataatgataatggttGTTGTTTGTGAGCAACTTCGTTGTTTACATAATTTTCAAGACAGTTGGTAATTGAGTTATTAATAAAGCAAAATGAGGTAAATGCAAACTCCTGAGTTACAAAGTGTCTTTATGGTGTATTGATTTCTAACTTAAGCCAAGAGAAAACTGACAAGGTAAtaaaggggtgtgtggaataaggccttaagtgacttttgatgcaatgtcaaattctcctagtcattcacaactgaatacaaggaaatttggaaggagaatctggtaatttatcagaagtcacttaaggcttttctccaggcaccacTGCAATTTATTAGAAGCTTTGAATAGCAACTTGGTGTAAAGTTCTTATTTAAAACGAATAAGTGACAAATTGGTACAGATTTCTCTTTTCATATTAATCATTTTTGTAGCTTAACTGCCTCTcaggcaaaaatttggttttctcaaatgagttgataaaggttgaatttaTGTCCACCATGAATGTTttagaaagctgaagtttcgagtgttagccatTTGTCAGAGTGAATGGTGAGCGAGTGAGTCTAACAATAGAATCTGAACCctcaacgaactctgccgatttcaATCCGATGTTCCctgatctttgaaacttccctggAGTTGTAGTTTTCTTCAgaatattttacagaaatgttgcttagttacatcttcaggCCCAGCattgtaaaatacaatataaTTTCTAAGTAATAATAGGCACTGTAAGCTACAAGCAGTTATAGAGTGCCTATTTTTAGTGTTACTTACACTACACAACTTTTagtgtttttcatgatgatTATTTGTTAGCGCTGCAGTAACCAACGTTTCTGAGATCTTTTTTGAATTGTGCTGTTGTATGATGTTAGGTAACTTTATCGGCTTCAACATGGATCAATCAAAATTTGGATTGACCATCTATTGAAACCTTGGTACTGAAAATTTGCCATAAAGCGAAAGTGATatgtgaacaaaaaaaattaatgatgagtGTTAACACACAGGTGATGGTTATGCCTGCTGTTTGCT belongs to Acropora muricata isolate sample 2 chromosome 9, ASM3666990v1, whole genome shotgun sequence and includes:
- the LOC136929875 gene encoding putative 4-hydroxy-4-methyl-2-oxoglutarate aldolase isoform X1, with the translated sequence MALCLRRVSCVTYSFQVPDKLLLGSIVFAFRHFISGSESAMNTADLSDEYSDVLQYVEPNLFRNFGGRLKFGGKISTVKCHEDNVLVKKALSEDGNKRVLVVDAGGSLRCAMLGDNLAAMAVKNNWTGVIMYGCIRDSEEIRKMDLGVAAMGTMPLKSIKKGQGEREIPVRFGGVTFLPGHFVYSDSDGIIVSPRELSLPPPKL
- the LOC136929875 gene encoding putative 4-hydroxy-4-methyl-2-oxoglutarate aldolase isoform X2, which translates into the protein MNTADLSDEYSDVLQYVEPNLFRNFGGRLKFGGKISTVKCHEDNVLVKKALSEDGNKRVLVVDAGGSLRCAMLGDNLAAMAVKNNWTGVIMYGCIRDSEEIRKMDLGVAAMGTMPLKSIKKGQGEREIPVRFGGVTFLPGHFVYSDSDGIIVSPRELSLPPPKL